In the Rubripirellula tenax genome, one interval contains:
- the bcp gene encoding thioredoxin-dependent thiol peroxidase: MADWIEPGKKAPAFTLADDTGTKVKLSDLKGKPVVIYFYPRDDTPGCTKEACAFRDRYDELKTVGVHLFGISGDTAESHAKFRKKYSLPFPLLVDVGNAVSEKYGAYREKNMYGKKSMGIQRSTFLIDADGKVAKIWKRVRVDGHDQQVLDALGE; the protein is encoded by the coding sequence ATGGCTGATTGGATCGAACCAGGCAAAAAGGCTCCCGCATTTACGTTGGCCGACGATACCGGCACGAAGGTAAAACTTAGCGATTTAAAGGGAAAACCTGTCGTCATCTATTTCTACCCTCGCGACGACACGCCGGGCTGTACCAAAGAAGCCTGTGCGTTTCGTGACCGTTATGACGAGCTGAAGACGGTGGGGGTTCACCTGTTCGGAATCAGTGGCGACACGGCGGAGAGTCACGCCAAATTTCGTAAAAAATATTCGCTGCCGTTCCCGCTTTTGGTCGATGTCGGCAACGCGGTCAGCGAAAAGTACGGTGCTTATCGCGAAAAGAACATGTACGGCAAGAAATCGATGGGAATCCAGCGGTCGACGTTTTTGATCGACGCCGACGGGAAAGTCGCCAAAATCTGGAAACGCGTCCGCGTGGACGGACACGATCAACAAGTCCTAGACGCACTCGGGGAGTAG
- the rsfS gene encoding ribosome silencing factor translates to MSDNTSPEMNDPNESPKGQIDGEQSSAESPQPKAAKPDNVNPMVRPSRAIRPHGTADGLKLATEAARVAIENNGMDVMVLDVCAQSAEFDYFVLATGTSRRQLHAISELIDDALEKGLGDQRLGIEGYDESRWIVLDYGSVVIHLFDEETREYYDLESLWADGKPIALSDLGLTS, encoded by the coding sequence ATGAGCGACAATACATCACCTGAAATGAACGATCCGAACGAATCCCCAAAGGGCCAGATCGACGGCGAACAGTCGTCTGCCGAGTCACCGCAACCGAAGGCGGCGAAGCCTGACAATGTCAATCCGATGGTTCGTCCGTCTCGGGCGATTCGGCCACACGGTACCGCCGATGGGCTGAAGTTGGCCACCGAAGCCGCTCGTGTGGCGATCGAAAACAACGGCATGGATGTGATGGTGCTCGACGTATGTGCCCAATCCGCCGAGTTCGACTACTTCGTGCTGGCGACGGGAACCAGCCGACGGCAGCTTCACGCGATCAGCGAATTGATCGACGACGCACTTGAAAAAGGGCTTGGCGATCAACGCCTGGGAATCGAAGGCTACGACGAGAGTCGTTGGATCGTGCTTGATTACGGCAGCGTCGTGATTCACCTGTTCGACGAAGAAACGCGTGAATACTACGATCTGGAATCGTTGTGGGCCGACGGCAAACCGATCGCGCTCTCGGATCTCGGCCTGACTTCATAA